Proteins encoded by one window of Sphaerodactylus townsendi isolate TG3544 linkage group LG02, MPM_Stown_v2.3, whole genome shotgun sequence:
- the CHAC1 gene encoding glutathione-specific gamma-glutamylcyclotransferase 1, with the protein MRGTVNFGRCFVALACPHRSVVLSHSLALCPVQPSPGVKRLRCCSCSSFCGVMKREPPQPPSDGGEHPAVRQQDEVSSAAGDAPPKSPLWVFGYGSLVWRPDFEFTSRKVGYIRGYSRRFWQGDTFHRGSEKMPGRVVTLLEDYDGCTWGVAYELRGDQVAASLKYLNMREAVLGGYDTKLVKFHPQDKEAGEPVLALVYIATSQNPSYLGPASEEDIAAQIIVSSGRSGHNIEYLLRLADFMRYCCPQVEDEHLFSIEEALISILPCLYHGEESLVEE; encoded by the exons ATGCGAGGGACTGTTAACTTCGGGCGCTGCTTCGTAGCTCTCGCTTGTCCCCACCGGTCTGTCGTGCTCAGCCACAGTCTCGCCCTCTGCCCTGTCCAGCCCTCCCCCGGGGTCAAGAGGCTGCGGTGCTGCAGCTGTAGCTCCTTCTGCGGGGTCATGAAGAGGGAGCCGCCGCAGCCGCCCTCCGACGGCGGAGAGCATCCCGCTGTGCGGCAGCAAGACGAGGTATCCTCCGCTGCGGGAGATGCACCTCCGAAGTCCCCGCTTTGGGTCTTCGGCTACGGCTCGTTGGTGTGGAGACCGGATTTCGAGTTCACTTCCCGCAAGGTCGGCTACATCCGAGGCTACAGCCGTCGATTCTGGCAAGGAGACACTTTCCACCGGGGCTCCGAGAAGATG CCTGGAAGAGTGGTCACCCTCCTAGAAGATTATGAT GGGTGCACCTGGGGTGTTGCCTATGAACTCCGTGGAGACCAAGTTGCTGCCTCACTCAAGTACTTAAATATGCGGGAAGCAGTGCTGGGTGGCTACGATACCAAGCTCGTGAAGTTCCACCCCCAGGATAAAGAGGCTGGTGAGCCTGTCCTGGCCCTGGTTTACATTGCTACATCTCAGAATCCCTCCTATCTTGGGCCGGCATCGGAAGAGGACATTGCCGCTCAAATCATCGTTTCCAGTGGCCGTTCAGGTCACAATATAGAGTATCTCCTGCGACTGGCGGACTTCATGCGCTACTGCTGCCCTCAGGTAGAGGATGAGCATTTGTTTTCAATTGAGGAGGCACTCATCTCTATCTTACCCTGCCTATATCATGGTGAGGAATCCTTGGTGGAAGAATGA